TTTGGTCTTTGTTCCAAATAATTTGTTAGATTTTTATTCCACTCTGCTTTTAAAGTCTTAGATACTTTGGCATATCCAAATCCAGGTAAATCTACAAATCTAGCAAATAAATCAGGTGGCATACCATTTTCTTCATCTGTTTTAAACTTTATATTAAAATAATTTATAAGCTGAGTCTTTCCAGGTGTAGAAGAAGATTTTGCTAAACCTTTTCTATTTGTAAGAGTATTTAATAAAGAACTCTTACCCACATTACTTCGTCCTAAAAATGCTATTTCAGCTACATCAGGACCTGGTGAATCACTTATACTTTGAGCTGATTGCATAAATGATGCATCGACTATTCTCATTATTTTGCCTCAACTTTATTTGAATTTTCCTCAGTAGGTGAAACTTTTTTATCTTCTTTTTTTTCACCTAAATCTATTATAAACCTAACAGGTTTATCTTCACTTCCTGTGACTTTTGCTTCACCAGTAATTTGATTAATAACAATTTTATTTCCAAAAAGTCTTTTATCTTCTGTTACTTCTTTTAAAAATCCATTTCCAGTAATTACATATTTTAGTTTTTTAGGTTCATAAACAACTTTATCACCCTTACCTTCATATAATTTATCTGCTGTTTTAACTTTAAATTTAACACTACCAGTTGCAATATATTTTAGAGGCTCTCTTTTCGTATTAGGTTTTTTCTTACTTAAATATACTTCTAACCTATCAGATTCTAATTCATCACTTGATTTTACCATTTTTACATCACCTGTAAAAATAGATAATCCTTTTTCATCATATGCTTCAAAATTCTTTGCATCTATAATTAATTTTTCTGAAAATAAAAAACTAACTAAAAAACTAAAAACTAAAAAAATTCTCATTTATTACCCTTGTTACTATTTAATAAAATTTCAAAATGTGTATTTTTTGCTTTAAAAACTTGTTTATTTGTATCATAATACAATGCTATTCCCTTTATACTACTATTATTGTATATACCATCAAATGCTATAGTATTTGTAGCTATTTTTTTGATTCCATCGTAAAACATCTCATCTGTATTTAAAAGTATATTATTCT
This DNA window, taken from Arcobacter sp. F2176, encodes the following:
- the yihA gene encoding ribosome biogenesis GTP-binding protein YihA/YsxC, producing MRIVDASFMQSAQSISDSPGPDVAEIAFLGRSNVGKSSLLNTLTNRKGLAKSSSTPGKTQLINYFNIKFKTDEENGMPPDLFARFVDLPGFGYAKVSKTLKAEWNKNLTNYLEQRPNLQMFIHLIDARHPELAIDKNVDEFLEKIKRGDQLIVHAFTKTDKLKQNDLAKLKREYPEGIFISNLKKRGISDLQNKITGYLFGN
- the lptA gene encoding lipopolysaccharide transport periplasmic protein LptA is translated as MRIFLVFSFLVSFLFSEKLIIDAKNFEAYDEKGLSIFTGDVKMVKSSDELESDRLEVYLSKKKPNTKREPLKYIATGSVKFKVKTADKLYEGKGDKVVYEPKKLKYVITGNGFLKEVTEDKRLFGNKIVINQITGEAKVTGSEDKPVRFIIDLGEKKEDKKVSPTEENSNKVEAK